In the genome of Polaribacter sp. MED152, one region contains:
- a CDS encoding Ig-like domain-containing protein, protein MLKTTYCRLFTCVNNLKETCNKFFKDYNFVIALLLTITYNSGLNAQTWTEIVKATASDAAASDFYAYDVAIDGEYAIVGARGNDDNGSNSGSAYILKYNIALNTWEEQVKLIPNDAASSEYFGNSVAIKGDLVIVGAFYDVTNNQRNGAAFVFRKSGNTWNQEAKLLASDGVQYDHFGYDVAIDGNTAVIGAMYTDNNGVNSGSAYVFNYNGSSWTQTQKIQPADVSQYKEFGRAVDISGNNILVGAFGDNSYAGAAYIFNNDGNTWTQEAKLTASDASAYDYFSYQSIGIDGDYIVVGAFGNDNSNLGDSGSAYIYHKTNSGWMEESIITAIDAAAGDQFSISVDISGDVVVVGARLDDDKGSNSGSAYVFQRNGTAWSQQSKLLASDGASNDYFGLASAIDGNNIIIGAYANDDNGSSSGSAYIFNNGLSNNTDTTPPTVVVQNLEVSLDTNGAALITAAQVNNGSSDNVSSNLTLSLDNDTFNCANLGSNTVTLTVTDEANNSASATATITVVDNIVPTITLNGDETINILHGTTFTDPGATGADNCSTTTIQITGTVDTNNSGSYTLTYKALDGSNNESTVVSRTVIVNGLPSASNDAIVVTEGTTNNSILVLTNDSFGPDAAANTNSIYIETAPSNGTVNVNLQNNSIEYTPTGNVTTDSFVYGIEDGNGDKTTATVSITINRLPSGSADALSVFEDSSNNILDVLDNDDIDLDGFGSLTIGANTTEGGSISLNSDNEVVYTPVVQFVGEDSFTYTITDGNGDETENITVTINVLAVVPEPVNDTFTLNQDSSNNTLNVLVNDSFGTDGALSFTISGATSTENGTVVLNDNGTTDVTDDFIQFTPKPNYNGSDSFTYTLEDTNGDSATATVTIIVRPIIPVPTDDVATVDKNSTNNSIDVLSNDDFGGNEANVEHPFTFLNGSLNSASNNGALLTISDNNTPNNLLDDVILYTPAADFVGEDTFTYILTDTDGDATSALVTVTVVEGNNDSTSPTAVNDAYTVYSESLSNEFNVLSNDSEGLDGLIDSGLTMTNGTLSSATSNGGIIFVDNKGTNTTTDDVINYVPQTGFVGEDTFDYTITDINGDASTATVTITVEVEIFDVPTAENDAVVLEQDSSDNIIDVLINDAFGSEGRAQNNSFAINVPTITNGASISIVDDKIVYTPATGFSGTDSFNYTITDATAQTSTATVTVMVTPAEFVNDVPVAQNDVITITQNSVRAVIDILPNDSFGNEGPITSHDPVTTDKGWMMQTTSIGALFCINKNDDNSPYGDYYITYTPPTNFTGTDTFNYLITDANGDASTATVTVTVEEDLTLLALIDDSVEVDENSVSNEISIFDNDIIGARVLLRRLIINNLTTSQGGTLVVKNNFSRNPLDYTIEYTPAENFTGIDTFEYSLEDASGVSDPATVTITVIAGDVVNGTPTANNDAVSVFTDSVNNEINVLYNDTAGLDGFIDGGLTMTNGTLNSATANGATISIDNKSTADTSDDIFMYTPATGFEGTDTFSYVITDASGDASIGEVTVTVARVEDVPFAVDDAFTLEQDSTINIDVLSNDSFGTDGAAQSDALSVPSNSDLGGQLSIANDLVVYTPATGFVGVDSFTYTIEDVNGDTDTASVTITLTEIVSDNGLPTATDDTITVNQNSSDNVINVTVNDDFGTDGPNATHPLTFANGSMVNASAKGGSLTIGDNNTPNDLSDDVILYSPSVDFSGEDTFNYRITDASGDAVIATVSITVTGSGAVATPTANNDAVNINALQNSTEIDVLLNDDFGLNGAIDNGLTMTNGTLSSATANGALISVDNKGTNDTSDDVIVYEPAANFVGEDSFNYTITDATGDASTATVTVTVAIPTDVPNAVDDSVTVDQDSSSSIDVLVNDTYGDDGAAQNDALTVGANSDLGGTLSVANNQVLYSPAANFVGVDTFTYTITDNSGDTSSAKVTITVEAIVLQNGTPTAVDDAVTVNRTEAEPNQIIYIHVTANDDFGTDGQNANHPLVLLNGKTDTASNNGMRIKIDDNGTENDPSDDRIAYYSTNDENITSDSFVYTITDANGDASTATVNVTLSAVASKSNTSSNLFDNSFTAYPNPSVGYVKTTVKSETATSAMVYLFDVTGKVILNQTIELKAGINELEFNFNVRNSIMFLKIISPNANFGTKKIVFKK, encoded by the coding sequence ATGTTAAAAACTACCTATTGTAGGTTATTTACTTGTGTAAATAACTTAAAAGAAACTTGTAACAAGTTTTTTAAAGATTATAATTTTGTAATAGCACTTTTGCTTACAATAACTTATAACTCTGGCTTAAATGCACAAACCTGGACTGAAATTGTAAAAGCTACAGCCTCTGATGCTGCTGCTAGTGATTTCTATGCGTATGACGTAGCTATTGATGGAGAATACGCTATTGTTGGAGCAAGAGGTAATGATGATAATGGTTCAAATTCTGGATCTGCTTATATTTTAAAATATAATATTGCTTTAAATACTTGGGAAGAGCAAGTTAAACTAATTCCAAATGACGCAGCATCTTCAGAATATTTTGGGAATTCTGTTGCCATTAAAGGAGATTTAGTTATAGTGGGTGCCTTTTATGATGTAACTAATAACCAAAGAAATGGTGCTGCTTTTGTTTTTAGAAAATCTGGAAATACGTGGAATCAAGAAGCTAAACTATTGGCTTCAGATGGTGTTCAATACGATCATTTTGGCTATGATGTTGCCATTGATGGTAATACAGCTGTGATTGGTGCAATGTATACAGACAATAATGGTGTAAATTCTGGAAGTGCATATGTTTTTAACTATAATGGGTCATCATGGACCCAAACCCAAAAAATTCAACCTGCAGATGTTTCTCAATATAAAGAGTTTGGCAGGGCTGTAGACATTAGTGGAAATAATATATTGGTAGGCGCATTTGGTGATAATAGCTATGCTGGTGCTGCCTATATTTTTAATAATGATGGAAATACATGGACCCAAGAAGCTAAATTAACGGCTTCAGATGCAAGTGCATACGATTATTTTAGTTATCAATCTATAGGAATTGATGGAGATTATATAGTAGTGGGAGCGTTTGGTAATGATAACTCAAATTTAGGTGATTCAGGCTCTGCATATATATATCATAAGACAAATTCTGGATGGATGGAAGAAAGCATAATCACAGCTATAGATGCAGCAGCAGGAGACCAATTTAGTATTTCTGTAGATATTTCTGGAGATGTAGTTGTTGTAGGTGCTAGGTTAGATGATGACAAAGGATCTAATTCAGGATCTGCCTACGTTTTTCAAAGAAATGGTACAGCATGGTCTCAACAATCTAAATTACTTGCTTCAGATGGGGCTTCAAATGATTATTTTGGATTGGCCTCAGCAATTGATGGAAATAACATTATTATTGGAGCTTATGCGAATGATGATAATGGTAGTAGTTCAGGCTCTGCTTACATATTCAATAATGGGTTAAGTAATAATACAGATACTACACCACCAACAGTAGTAGTACAAAATTTAGAAGTAAGTTTAGATACTAATGGAGCTGCTTTAATTACTGCAGCTCAAGTAAATAATGGTTCATCAGATAATGTTTCATCAAATTTAACTTTAAGTTTAGACAATGATACTTTTAACTGTGCCAATTTAGGTAGTAACACAGTAACCTTAACAGTTACAGATGAAGCAAATAATTCGGCTTCGGCAACAGCTACAATAACAGTTGTAGATAATATTGTACCAACTATCACTTTAAATGGAGATGAGACAATTAATATTTTACATGGTACAACTTTTACTGATCCTGGAGCAACAGGTGCAGATAATTGCTCTACCACAACAATACAAATAACTGGTACAGTAGACACCAATAATTCTGGTAGTTATACATTAACTTACAAAGCTTTAGACGGTTCAAACAATGAATCTACAGTGGTATCAAGAACTGTAATTGTTAATGGTTTACCATCAGCATCAAACGATGCAATTGTAGTAACAGAAGGTACTACAAACAACTCAATTTTAGTATTAACTAACGATTCTTTTGGTCCTGATGCAGCTGCAAATACAAATTCAATTTATATAGAAACTGCGCCATCTAATGGAACAGTAAATGTAAATTTACAGAACAATAGTATAGAGTATACACCTACAGGTAATGTAACTACAGACTCTTTTGTGTATGGTATAGAAGATGGAAATGGAGATAAAACAACAGCTACTGTTTCTATTACTATTAACAGATTGCCTAGTGGTTCTGCAGATGCATTATCTGTATTCGAAGATAGTTCAAACAACATTTTGGATGTTTTAGATAATGATGATATAGATTTAGATGGTTTTGGTAGCTTAACTATTGGAGCAAACACAACAGAAGGTGGTTCAATTAGCCTAAACTCAGACAATGAGGTTGTTTATACTCCAGTAGTGCAGTTTGTAGGTGAAGATTCTTTTACCTACACAATTACAGATGGTAATGGAGATGAAACAGAAAACATTACAGTAACTATTAACGTTCTAGCAGTTGTACCTGAACCAGTAAATGATACATTTACTTTAAATCAAGATTCATCTAACAACACTTTAAACGTTTTAGTTAATGATAGTTTTGGTACAGATGGTGCTTTAAGTTTTACAATTAGTGGAGCAACATCTACGGAAAACGGAACTGTTGTTTTAAACGATAATGGCACAACAGATGTAACTGATGATTTTATTCAATTTACACCAAAACCAAACTATAATGGTTCAGATTCTTTTACGTATACTTTAGAAGATACAAATGGAGATTCAGCAACAGCAACTGTTACTATTATTGTAAGGCCAATTATTCCAGTACCAACAGATGATGTTGCAACAGTAGATAAAAATAGCACGAATAATAGTATTGATGTATTATCTAATGATGATTTTGGAGGTAATGAAGCGAATGTAGAACATCCTTTCACCTTTTTAAACGGAAGCTTAAATAGTGCTAGTAATAATGGTGCTTTACTTACTATCTCTGATAATAATACCCCTAATAACTTATTAGATGATGTTATTTTATACACACCAGCTGCCGATTTTGTTGGTGAAGATACATTTACTTATATCTTAACTGATACTGATGGAGATGCAACTTCAGCTCTTGTTACAGTAACAGTTGTAGAAGGTAATAATGACAGTACAAGTCCAACTGCTGTTAATGATGCCTATACAGTTTATTCAGAAAGTTTATCAAATGAATTTAATGTCTTATCAAATGATAGTGAAGGATTAGATGGTTTAATTGATAGTGGTTTAACCATGACAAATGGTACTTTAAGTAGTGCTACATCTAATGGAGGAATCATTTTTGTAGACAATAAAGGCACTAATACAACTACAGATGATGTTATTAACTATGTACCGCAAACAGGTTTTGTTGGTGAAGATACTTTTGATTATACAATAACAGATATAAATGGAGATGCTTCAACAGCTACAGTTACAATTACTGTAGAAGTAGAAATTTTTGATGTGCCAACTGCAGAAAATGATGCAGTAGTTTTAGAACAAGATAGTTCAGATAATATTATAGACGTTTTAATAAATGATGCTTTTGGTTCAGAAGGTAGAGCACAAAATAATTCGTTCGCTATTAATGTTCCAACAATCACAAATGGAGCTTCAATTTCGATTGTAGATGACAAAATTGTGTATACACCAGCAACAGGATTTAGTGGTACAGACTCTTTTAATTATACAATTACAGATGCTACAGCACAAACATCAACTGCAACAGTAACAGTAATGGTTACACCTGCAGAATTTGTAAATGATGTTCCTGTTGCACAAAATGATGTAATTACTATAACTCAGAATAGTGTTAGAGCAGTAATAGATATTTTACCTAACGATTCTTTTGGAAACGAAGGACCAATCACAAGTCATGACCCAGTAACAACAGACAAAGGTTGGATGATGCAAACCACTTCAATTGGAGCATTATTCTGTATCAATAAAAATGATGACAATTCACCTTATGGAGATTATTATATCACATATACACCTCCAACAAACTTTACAGGAACAGATACCTTTAATTATTTAATTACAGATGCAAATGGAGATGCTTCAACTGCAACTGTAACAGTAACTGTAGAAGAAGATTTAACGCTTTTAGCTTTAATTGACGATAGTGTTGAAGTAGATGAGAATAGCGTAAGTAATGAAATATCAATTTTTGACAATGATATTATTGGTGCTAGAGTTCTATTAAGAAGATTAATTATTAATAATCTTACAACTTCTCAAGGAGGTACATTAGTGGTAAAGAATAATTTTTCTAGAAATCCTTTAGATTATACAATAGAATATACACCAGCTGAAAACTTCACAGGTATTGATACTTTTGAATATAGCTTAGAAGATGCATCAGGAGTTTCAGACCCAGCAACTGTAACAATTACAGTAATTGCAGGAGATGTTGTAAATGGTACACCAACAGCAAATAACGATGCAGTATCAGTGTTTACAGATAGTGTAAATAATGAAATTAATGTTTTATATAATGATACAGCAGGTTTAGATGGTTTTATAGATGGAGGTTTAACCATGACAAATGGAACATTAAATAGTGCCACTGCAAATGGTGCAACCATTTCTATAGACAATAAAAGTACCGCAGATACATCAGATGATATTTTTATGTATACACCAGCCACAGGTTTTGAAGGTACAGATACTTTTAGCTATGTAATTACAGATGCAAGTGGAGATGCTTCAATAGGTGAAGTTACTGTAACTGTTGCTAGAGTAGAAGATGTACCTTTTGCTGTAGATGATGCATTTACTTTAGAACAAGATTCAACAATAAATATCGATGTTTTATCTAATGATAGTTTTGGTACAGATGGGGCTGCACAAAGTGATGCGTTATCAGTTCCTTCAAACTCAGATTTAGGAGGACAATTGAGTATCGCAAATGATTTAGTTGTGTATACTCCAGCCACAGGCTTTGTAGGCGTAGATAGTTTTACTTATACTATAGAAGATGTAAATGGAGATACAGATACAGCAAGTGTTACTATTACTTTAACAGAAATAGTTTCAGATAATGGTCTTCCAACTGCTACAGATGATACAATTACTGTAAATCAAAATAGTTCAGATAATGTTATAAATGTAACAGTAAACGATGATTTTGGAACAGATGGTCCTAATGCAACACACCCTTTAACCTTCGCAAACGGATCTATGGTAAATGCCAGTGCTAAAGGTGGTTCTTTAACTATTGGTGATAATAACACTCCAAATGATTTATCTGATGATGTAATTTTATATTCGCCAAGTGTAGATTTTAGTGGAGAAGATACTTTCAACTATAGAATTACAGATGCAAGTGGAGATGCTGTAATAGCTACTGTTTCAATAACAGTAACTGGTTCAGGAGCAGTTGCAACACCTACTGCTAATAATGATGCTGTAAATATAAATGCATTACAAAATTCAACTGAAATTGATGTTTTATTAAATGACGATTTTGGTTTAAATGGTGCTATTGATAATGGGTTAACCATGACAAATGGTACACTTTCTAGTGCTACTGCAAATGGAGCTTTAATTAGTGTAGATAATAAAGGTACAAATGATACTTCAGATGATGTTATTGTATATGAGCCTGCTGCAAATTTTGTTGGAGAAGATTCATTTAACTATACAATTACAGATGCTACAGGTGATGCATCAACTGCAACAGTAACTGTTACAGTTGCAATTCCTACAGATGTGCCAAATGCAGTAGATGATTCAGTTACAGTAGATCAAGATAGTTCTTCAAGTATAGATGTTTTAGTAAACGATACCTATGGTGATGATGGAGCAGCACAAAATGATGCTCTAACAGTGGGTGCTAATTCAGATTTAGGAGGAACTTTAAGTGTAGCCAACAATCAGGTGTTGTACAGCCCTGCTGCAAATTTTGTAGGTGTAGATACCTTTACATATACTATTACAGATAATTCAGGAGATACTTCTAGTGCCAAGGTTACAATTACTGTAGAAGCAATTGTACTCCAAAATGGTACACCAACTGCAGTAGATGACGCAGTAACTGTAAATAGAACAGAAGCAGAGCCTAATCAAATTATTTATATACATGTAACTGCAAATGATGATTTTGGAACTGATGGCCAGAATGCAAATCATCCTTTAGTATTACTAAATGGTAAAACAGATACAGCTAGTAATAACGGAATGAGAATTAAAATTGACGATAATGGAACAGAAAATGATCCTTCAGATGATAGAATAGCTTACTATTCAACAAATGATGAAAATATAACTTCAGACAGTTTTGTGTATACAATTACAGATGCTAATGGTGATGCATCTACAGCAACAGTAAACGTAACTTTATCTGCTGTAGCTTCAAAATCAAATACTTCAAGTAACTTATTTGATAATAGCTTTACAGCTTATCCAAACCCATCTGTAGGTTATGTTAAAACAACAGTAAAAAGTGAAACTGCAACTAGTGCAATGGTTTATTTATTTGATGTAACTGGTAAGGTTATTTTAAATCAAACTATAGAATTGAAAGCAGGAATCAATGAATTAGAATTTAATTTTAATGTTAGAAACTCAATAATGTTCTTAAAAATTATATCTCCTAATGCAAACTTTGGAACCAAGAAAATAGTTTTCAAAAAATAA
- the tsaE gene encoding tRNA (adenosine(37)-N6)-threonylcarbamoyltransferase complex ATPase subunit type 1 TsaE yields the protein MITTYSLNDLPKVANSIITNAKHKVLLFYGEMGVGKTTLIKQICKELGTEDNISSPTFSLVNEYITHDNNTLYHFDFYRINHEEEALDIGVEDYFYSDNWCLIEWPENIENLLPLDAVAIHLSILEDGQRKIELK from the coding sequence ATGATTACTACATACTCGTTAAACGATTTGCCAAAAGTGGCTAATTCTATTATTACCAATGCAAAGCATAAAGTATTACTTTTTTACGGAGAAATGGGCGTAGGAAAAACAACTTTAATTAAACAAATTTGCAAAGAACTTGGTACAGAAGATAACATCTCTTCACCCACCTTTTCTTTAGTTAATGAATATATTACCCATGATAACAATACCTTGTATCATTTTGATTTCTATAGAATTAATCATGAAGAAGAGGCTTTAGATATAGGAGTTGAAGATTATTTTTATAGCGATAATTGGTGTTTAATTGAATGGCCAGAGAATATCGAAAATTTATTACCTTTAGATGCTGTTGCAATTCATCTTTCTATTTTAGAGGATGGTCAACGTAAAATTGAACTAAAATAA
- a CDS encoding alanine dehydrogenase, whose product MSQFSPFSKEELLPQTEMLEIKKKKGELFIGLPKESHLGEKRVCLTPDAVTALTANGHRIVIETGAGDGANFTDKEYSEAGAKISYDTEEAFKCNIILKVAPPTEQEIEYINPQAVLISSLQLKTQSKKYFECLAKKRITAVAFDYIKDEHNTFPVVKSLSEIAGTASVLIAGELMSGVNKGNGLLFGNIGGVPPTSVVIFGAGTVGEYAARTALGLGARVKVFDNSISKLRKLQHGLSSPIYTSTLQPKSVSKALMRCDVAIGAIRGKNRSPICATETMVETMKEGSIIVDVSIDRGGCFETSNVTSHNKPTFVKHGVIHYCVPNIPARYSRTASVSISNIFTPYLLNIAEEGGFENAARFDKSLRNGMYFYHGILTNKTVAEWFDLPFRDINLLIL is encoded by the coding sequence ATGAGCCAGTTTTCTCCTTTTAGTAAAGAAGAATTATTACCACAAACAGAAATGTTGGAAATAAAGAAAAAGAAAGGAGAACTTTTTATTGGTCTACCCAAAGAATCTCATTTAGGAGAAAAACGTGTTTGTTTAACTCCAGACGCTGTAACCGCTTTAACTGCTAATGGTCATAGAATTGTTATAGAAACTGGTGCTGGAGATGGCGCAAATTTTACAGACAAAGAATATTCGGAAGCAGGTGCAAAAATTTCTTATGATACAGAAGAAGCATTTAAATGTAATATCATATTAAAAGTTGCACCACCTACTGAACAAGAAATTGAATATATAAATCCTCAGGCAGTATTAATATCATCACTTCAGCTAAAAACTCAATCTAAAAAGTATTTTGAGTGTTTGGCTAAAAAAAGAATTACGGCTGTTGCATTCGATTATATTAAGGATGAACATAATACGTTTCCTGTAGTAAAATCACTAAGTGAAATTGCAGGGACAGCTTCTGTATTGATAGCAGGTGAATTAATGAGTGGTGTTAATAAAGGTAATGGATTGTTATTTGGTAATATTGGTGGAGTGCCACCTACTAGTGTAGTTATTTTTGGAGCTGGTACTGTAGGCGAATATGCAGCAAGAACAGCTTTAGGTTTAGGTGCAAGAGTAAAGGTTTTTGACAATTCAATATCCAAATTAAGAAAATTACAACATGGCTTATCATCACCTATTTATACATCAACTTTACAACCAAAATCTGTTTCTAAAGCTTTAATGAGATGTGATGTTGCTATTGGTGCTATAAGAGGTAAAAACAGATCTCCTATTTGCGCCACAGAAACTATGGTAGAAACCATGAAAGAAGGGTCTATTATAGTTGATGTTAGTATTGATAGAGGTGGTTGTTTTGAAACTTCAAATGTAACCTCGCACAACAAACCAACTTTTGTGAAGCATGGAGTAATTCATTATTGTGTGCCTAATATTCCTGCAAGATACTCTAGAACAGCTTCTGTTTCAATAAGTAATATATTTACACCTTATTTATTAAATATTGCTGAAGAAGGTGGTTTTGAAAATGCTGCCAGATTTGATAAAAGTCTAAGGAATGGAATGTATTTTTATCATGGAATTTTAACAAATAAAACTGTAGCAGAATGGTTCGATTTGCCATTTAGAGATATCAATTTATTAATTTTGTAA
- a CDS encoding DUF4258 domain-containing protein — protein MLLKRIGYFLIGASISSIGVYFFWQKKNATFDYGMDARTLKTIRIRERVYSNEAKKVMQTSDIDSLKIEKILNFGDVDFGKGKPRQKPCAEYFVTGKKELENVSLYISRCDSTSTIQKIMIQ, from the coding sequence ATGTTACTAAAACGTATTGGATATTTTTTAATTGGTGCTAGTATTAGTTCTATTGGGGTGTATTTTTTCTGGCAAAAGAAAAACGCCACTTTTGATTATGGTATGGATGCTAGAACGCTTAAAACTATTAGAATTAGAGAAAGAGTCTATTCTAATGAGGCCAAAAAAGTGATGCAAACTTCAGATATTGATAGCCTTAAGATAGAAAAGATTTTAAACTTTGGCGATGTGGATTTTGGGAAAGGAAAACCAAGACAGAAGCCTTGTGCTGAGTACTTTGTTACTGGAAAGAAAGAATTAGAAAATGTTAGTTTATACATTTCTAGATGCGACTCTACTTCTACTATTCAAAAAATAATGATACAATAA
- a CDS encoding YdeI family protein, with the protein MNKEITEYITKQDFWKEELVLLRSILNELPLVEDIKWGIPAYIFNGKNILGMSAFKNYVGLWFHQGVFLKDKANLLINAQENKTKALRQMRFSSIAEIDKELVKIYVLEAIENCKAGKEIKPTRNTKPVALPSELKLVLNSNKALKVAFYKLTLSKQREYAEYISTAKRENTKNSRIEKIIPLIKAGKGLNDKYK; encoded by the coding sequence ATGAATAAGGAAATTACGGAATACATTACCAAACAAGATTTTTGGAAAGAAGAGTTAGTTTTACTTCGTTCAATTTTAAATGAGTTGCCTTTAGTTGAAGATATAAAATGGGGTATACCTGCTTATATTTTTAATGGTAAAAATATTTTAGGAATGTCAGCTTTTAAAAATTATGTGGGTCTTTGGTTTCATCAAGGGGTATTTTTAAAGGATAAAGCAAATCTATTAATCAATGCTCAAGAGAATAAAACAAAAGCTTTAAGGCAAATGAGATTTAGCTCTATTGCTGAAATTGATAAAGAGCTAGTTAAGATTTATGTTTTAGAAGCAATTGAAAACTGTAAAGCTGGTAAAGAAATTAAACCAACTAGAAATACCAAGCCTGTTGCTTTACCTTCTGAACTTAAATTGGTTTTGAATTCTAATAAAGCTCTAAAGGTTGCATTTTATAAGTTAACCTTATCAAAGCAAAGAGAATATGCTGAGTATATTTCTACAGCCAAAAGAGAAAACACTAAAAATTCTAGAATTGAGAAAATTATTCCTCTAATTAAAGCAGGAAAAGGCTTAAATGATAAATATAAATAA
- a CDS encoding RNA methyltransferase: MFVFMVDKKLLEYLEGFLTDKRKQTFQKVLAERTRHFTVVLEDIYQPHNASAVVRTCDIFGVQDLHVIENRYINRVSKYVTKGAQKWITTKRYKTDGDNTKTCLNHLKTAGYQIIATSPHADANLLQDFKIDKKTAFVFGAEATGISDTVKEHADGFLKIPMVGFTESFNISVAAAIILQDVTTRLKNSRIDWMLSNDEKEQLYLQWIKETIKNVTKIEERFYQQLEDE, translated from the coding sequence ATGTTTGTATTTATGGTAGATAAAAAGTTATTGGAGTATCTAGAAGGTTTTTTGACTGACAAAAGAAAACAGACTTTTCAGAAAGTTTTGGCAGAAAGAACTAGACATTTTACAGTTGTTTTAGAAGATATTTATCAACCTCATAATGCAAGTGCAGTAGTTAGAACCTGCGATATTTTTGGTGTTCAAGATTTACATGTTATAGAGAATAGGTACATTAATAGAGTATCTAAATATGTTACAAAAGGTGCCCAGAAATGGATTACCACTAAAAGATACAAAACAGATGGTGATAATACGAAAACATGTTTAAATCATTTAAAAACAGCTGGATATCAGATTATAGCAACCTCTCCACATGCTGATGCCAATCTTTTACAAGATTTCAAAATTGATAAAAAAACGGCTTTTGTTTTTGGAGCAGAAGCAACAGGTATTTCAGATACTGTAAAAGAACATGCAGATGGTTTTTTAAAAATTCCGATGGTTGGGTTTACAGAAAGTTTTAACATTTCTGTAGCTGCAGCTATTATTTTACAAGATGTAACAACTAGACTTAAAAATTCACGTATTGATTGGATGCTTTCTAACGATGAAAAGGAACAACTATATCTGCAATGGATTAAAGAAACTATTAAGAATGTTACTAAAATAGAAGAAAGGTTTTACCAACAATTAGAGGATGAATAA
- a CDS encoding NAD-dependent deacylase produces MKNVVVLTGAGISADSGIKTFRDADGLWEGHDVMEVASPRGFRNNPELVLDFYNQRRRQLLEVEPNKAHLNLKKLEKYYKVNIITQNVDDLHERAGSIAITHLHGELLKVRSTKNEADVLNWKKDLNLGDVCKLGYQLRPHIVWFGEMVPMLDKAIEITKRADILVVIGTSMQVYPAASLIEFIGNEVPIYFIDPKPNINRHLFNKLTVISDNATNGTDKLLEILKL; encoded by the coding sequence ATGAAAAATGTAGTAGTACTTACAGGTGCAGGAATTTCCGCAGATAGTGGTATAAAAACTTTTAGAGATGCTGATGGTTTATGGGAAGGTCATGATGTTATGGAAGTTGCCTCTCCAAGAGGTTTTAGAAATAATCCTGAATTAGTTTTAGACTTTTATAATCAAAGAAGAAGGCAATTGTTAGAGGTAGAACCTAATAAAGCGCATTTAAATTTAAAGAAATTAGAAAAATATTATAAGGTAAATATCATTACTCAAAATGTAGATGATTTGCACGAAAGAGCAGGTAGTATTGCTATTACTCATTTGCATGGAGAGCTATTAAAAGTTAGAAGCACTAAAAATGAAGCAGATGTTCTAAATTGGAAGAAAGATTTAAATTTAGGTGATGTTTGTAAATTAGGATATCAATTAAGACCACATATTGTATGGTTTGGAGAAATGGTACCTATGTTAGATAAAGCAATAGAAATTACGAAAAGAGCTGATATTCTAGTGGTAATTGGCACTTCTATGCAAGTATATCCTGCAGCTAGTTTAATTGAGTTTATAGGTAATGAAGTTCCTATTTATTTTATAGACCCTAAACCAAATATAAATAGGCATTTATTTAATAAGCTAACAGTTATTAGTGATAATGCAACTAACGGAACTGATAAATTATTAGAAATTCTTAAGCTGTAA